From the Streptomyces sp. NBC_01216 genome, the window GGGAAGTGCGAGCCATCTTCCGCAACGACCACACGCGAGAGCTGCCCGACCTACAACGCGAACGGCTCTGGGCTGCCGAGTTCGCTGCGCTCGGCGTGGACTACGACTATCCGACGTTGCCGCTCGGCAGTCTCGTAAAGCGAGAGCGGGTGGCAGCATGACCGCCGAGGAACTGTTCCCGACCGTCCTCGCCGGACACGTGGCGCTGTGCGTCAAGTGCCACACCCTCACGAACGCCCCCGTGGCAGTCCGCTGGATTCAAAGCAACAGCGGCCCCGGAACAACCCTCTACGCGTGCCCGGACCACGCCGCGGAACTTGCCCCCGGTCCCCTCCCCGGAGAGCTGGAGCGGGGCATGTAGCCCCTCGCAGACAGCAAAACGCCCCGTTCGGCCAAGTGCCGGGCGGGGCGTCGTGCTGCCCGCCGACTTCCTTAAGGTGCGGCTACCGCCGGGCCATCAGACGATGGCGTTACTACCCTCCGGGAGGTGGTGTCACGTGCGAGTGGCCATGATGCTGTGCGACTCCGCGGAGACGGACCAGGCAGGCAAGCTCAACATTCGTGGGGCAGGGTGGAGCGTGGTTTCGTCTCCGACGCTCCCGAGCGCCGTCGCCATGAAGATTGAAGTTCCGTGGAGCCTTCGGGGCAAACCCATGCACCTGGATCTGGAACTGGTCGACGCAGACGGGCGCAAGGTGGGCAGTGCGACCGCTGAACACGACGGTGTGACGTCGTCGCTTGCCCAGCCGGGCGTGCCCTTGGACTCAACGCTTGTCGTCCCTGTCCCCGCTCTTAACCTGAGGCCGGGGCGCTATGTGTGGCAGCTCAGGATCAATGAGGAAGATCCCGAAGGGGGGCACCTGGGGTTCACGGTCCGTCAGTAGTCGCAACGGGTTCTAGCGAACTGGGGTGTTGGGCTGACTGTCCACTACCTTAGAACTGGTAGTTAGACGTGTTGGGGTCGGCCAGGACGTGCCAGCTCTCCTTGCCGGTCTGGCCGATGTCGACAGGTCTGGCGCCGATGGCGAGCAGCCGCTCCAGTTCGGCGTCCTGGTCGCGGTCGGTGGCGCTGACGTCGATGTGCAGACGGAGCTTCCCCGGGCTCGGGTCGCTGTGGGGGCTGAGGATGAGGGTGGGCTGCGGGCCTCCGAAGCCGGCTTCGGGCGGACCGATCTCGATGCCTCCCTCGTCGTCCCGGCCGAGTTCGACGTAGCCGAGGACCTCACTCCAGAAGACGGCGAGCCCTTCGGGATCGGTGCAGTCGATGACGAGTTCACTGATGCGGCAGGCCATGCCCGTCATCGTAGGGAAGGGGGGACGGACTTCGGGAGTGCCTCTCCGGCCCTGTGTGCCGCGGGCGTGTCCCGCCCGTCCACAGCCCCCGCCCGGCGCCCGCCCCGCCCGGCCCCTCCGCCGCGGCCGGCCCCGGACTCCCGGGCGCCGACGACGCCCGGGAGTCGCACCTCTCGGAATTCCGGGCCCCTCGCCCTACCGTGCCCTTATGCGGATCTCGACCACGATCTTCCTGACCGACGAGACCATCACGCCCGTGCGGATCGCACGCGAACTGGAACAGCGCGGCTTCGGCGGGCTCTACCTGCCCGAGCACACGCACATCCCCGCCGAACGGATCACCCCGTACCCGGCGGGCGGCGCGCTTCCCCCCGAGTACGCCCGCACCCTCGACCCGTTCGTCGCCCTGGGCCAGGCCGCGGCCGTGACCGAACGGCTCGCGCTCGGCACCGGCGTGACGCTGGTCGCCCAGCACGACCCCATCGGGCTGGCCAAGCAGATCGCGACGCTCGACCACCTCTCGGGCGGACGCTTCACCCTCGGCGTCGGCTTCGGCTGGAACAAGGAGGAGGCCGCCGACCACGGCGTGACATGGGCGACCCGTCGCGAACTCGGCCGCGAGCGCATGTCCCTGATGCGAGCCTTGTGGGCTCCCGAACCCACCGCCTACCAAGGCGAGTTCGGGGTGTCGGTCCGCGCCTCGCACGTCCACCCCAAGCCGGCCGGCGGGGCGCCGCGCATCCTGCTGGGCGGGGCGGCGGGGCCGAGGCTCTTCGCGCAGATCGCCGAGTACGCCGACGGCTGGCTGCCCATCGGCGGCCGTGGCCTGACCGAAGCCGTGCCCGTGCTGCGTGAGGCGTTCGAGAAGGCCGGCCGGGACCCGGCCACCCTCCAGGTGGTCCCCTACGCCGTCCTGCCGAACCCGGGCAAGCTCGCCCACTACGCGGAACTCGGCTGCGAGGAGGTCGTGCTGCAACTGCCACCGTCGGGCGACGACGAGGTCCTTGCGGTGCTCGACGCCTACGCGCGGTACCTCTGACCGCCACGCCGGCCGGAGGGGAGCGCGCCCCCGCGCCCCATGCCCCGGGGGCGCGCGAGGCGGCAGCCCCGGCCCGGTGGCCCCCGCCCACCTCGGTACACGCCGTCCCCCCGTCGGCCCCGGCTCGTATGCTCGGTGCATGACCGATCAGCAGCCCGGACGGCCCACCGAGAACTCCATGCGCCGAGCCCTCAAGCGGGCCAGGGACGGGGTGGCGCTCGACGCCGGTGAGGCCGCCGTGCTGCTCCAGGCGCGCGGGGACGATCTGGCCGATCTCACGGCGTCCGCCGCCCGCGTAAGGGACGCGGGGCTCGCGGCGGCCGGACGGCCCGGCGTCATCACGTACTCGAAGAGCGTGTTCATCCCGCTCACCCGGCTGTGCCGGGACACGTGCCACTACTGCACCTTCGTGACCGTGCCGGGCAAACTGCGCCGGGCCGGGCACGGCATGTTCATGTCTCCGGACGAGGTCCTCGACATCGCGCGCCGCGGCGCCGAACTGGGCTGCAAGGAAGCGCTGATCACACTCGGTGACAAGCCGGAGGACCGCTGGCCCGAGGCGCGTGAGTGGCTCGACGCGCACGGCTACGACGACACCCTCGCGTACGTCCGGGCCATGGCGGTCCGCGTCCTGGAGGAGACGGGCCTGCTGCCCCACCTCAACCCGGGTGTGCTCTCCTGGACGGACTTCCAGCGGCTCAAGCCGGTCGCCCCCTCCATGGGGATGATGCTGGAGACGACGGCGACCCGGCTGTGGTCCGAACCCGGCGGCCCCCACTACGGTTCCCCGGACAAGGAACCGGCCGTACGGCTTCGCGTCCTGGAGGACGCCGGCCGCTCCTCGGTGCCCTTCACCAGTGGACTGCTCATCGGCATCGGCGAGACGTACCAGGAGCGCGCCGAGTCGCTGTTCGCGCTCCGCAGGGTCTCCCGCGCCTACCACTCCATCCAGGAGCTGATCATCCAGAACTTCCGCGCCAAGCCGGACACGGCCATGCGCGGGATGCCCGACGCCGAACTGGACGACCTGGTCGCGACCATCGCGGTCGCCCGCCACATCATGGGCCCCTCGGCCTGTCTGCAGGCCCCGCCGAACCTCGTCGACGAGGAGTACGGGCGGCTCGTCGACGCCGGCATCGACGACTGGGGCGGCGTCTCGCCGCTCACCATCGACCATGTGAACCCCGAGCGGCCCTGGCCGCACATCGACACCCTCGCGGAGAAGTCCCGCGCGGCCGGTTTCGAGCTGCGTGAACGTCTCTGCGTCTACCCCGAGTTCGTCGGCCGCGGCGAACCCTGGCTCGACCCCCGGCTGCTGCCGCACGTGCGGGCCCTGGCCGACCCCGAGACCGGCCTCGCCGACCCGGACGCCCCGGTACGCGGACGGCCCTGGCAGGAGCCTGACGAAGCCTTCACCGCCACCGGGCGCACCGACCTGCACCGCACCATCGACACCACCGGCCGCACGCACGACCGCCGGGACGACTTCGACGAGGTGTACGGCGACTGGGAGTCGCTGCGCGAGGCCGCGGCGCCGGGCATGGTCCCGCAGCGCATCGACACCGACGTGCGCGCCGCGCTGGCGACCGCGGCGGACGACCCGACCCGGCTCAGCGACGATGAGGCGCTGGCCCTGCTGCACGCCGACGGGCCCGCCCTCGACGCGCTGACCCGGATCGCCGACGACGTCCGCCGGGCGGCCGTCGGTGACGACGTCACCTACGTCGTCACCCGGAACATCAACTTCACGAACGTCTGCTACACCGGCTGCCGTTTCTGCGCCTTCGCCCAGCGCCGCACCGACGCCGACGCCTACACCCTCTCCCTCGACCAGGTCGCCGACCGCGCCCAGCAGGCGTGGGAGGTCGGCGCCGTCGAGGTCTGCATGCAGGGCGGCATCCACCCCGACCTGCCGGGCACCGCCTACTTCGACATCGCGCGCGCCGTCAAGGAACGCGTCCCGGGCATGCACGTGCACGCCTTCTCCCCGATGGAGGTCGTCAACGGCGCCACCCGGACCGGCCTCTCCATACGGGAGTGGCTGACGGCCGCCAAGGAGGCGGGCCTCGACTCGATCCCCGGCACGGCGGCCGAGATCCTGGACGACGAGGTCCGCTGGGTCCTCACCAAGGGCAAGCTGCCCACCGCCACCTGGATCGAGGTCGTCACCACCGCGCACGAACTGGGCATCCGTTCCTCGTCCACGATGATGTACGGGCACGTGGACCAGCCCCGCCACTGGCTCGGCCACTTCCGTACCCTCGCCCGCATCCAGCAGGAGACCGGCGGCTTCACCGAGTTCGTGACGCTGCCCTTCATCCACACCAACGCCCCGGTCTACCTCGCGGGCATCGCCCGCCCCGGACCGACAGTCCGCGACAACCGGGCGGTCACCGCCATGGCCCGGCTGCTGCTCCACCCGCACATCCCGCACATCCAGACCAGCTGGGTGAAGCTGGGAGCGGACGGCGCCGCCGAGATGCTTCGCTCGGGCGCCGACGACCTGGGCGGCACCCTCATGGAGGAGACCATCTCCCGCATGGCCGGCTCCGGTTACGGCTCGTACCGGTCGATCCAGGACCTGGAGTCCATCGCGGAGGCGGCGGGGAGGCCCTCCCGGCCGCGGACGACGCTGTACGGCGAGGTGCCCGAGGAACGGACGCGCACGGCGCGCGCCTCGGACGGGCACCTGCCCGAGCTGCTGCCGGTGCTGGGCGACGGGCCGGCCTGAGAGCCTGTCGGGTGGCCTCTGACCGGTCCAAGGCCACCCGACAGGCTCCGAGCCGCGGCGCCCCGCGTCGCGGTATCCCCTGTCGCGGCCTCCCTGTCACCGAGCCCGTGGCGCGGGCCCACCGTCACCGGGCCGTGGTGCCGACCGGGGGCGAGGACGGCCGCCCCGGCCCGTGCCGCCCGTCAGCCGACGAGGAGTGCGCGCCGGAGGCCGTTCGGCTCCCGCGCGTCGACGCCGAGCCTCGCGCCGGGAGGAGCGGAACGAGCGGTGACGCCCGGGACGAGCCCGGCGGCGACGGTCCCGTAGGCGATGCTCGTGGAGTGCCACGCCGCGGGTGGGCCACACCGCGGCGAAACCTCGGGTGAACCGCGGTCGAATCCGGCCCGAAGGGCGTCGGATCTCCTCACCTTCCGGCTCGCGAACGTCCCTACCGCGTCGATTACAGTGCTGCGGCAGACCTGCGTCACCGGGGAGGGCACGTTGTGACCACGACCGTCGCGGCCGTGTGGGGCCGTGCCGAGCAGCAGGACTTCCGGGCCCGCGTGCGGGGCTGCCTCCTCGGTGGGGCGGTCGGGGACGCCTTCGGCGCGGGTGTCGCCGGGCTGTCCCTGGCGGAGATCCGGGCCGCCCACGGGGACGAGGGCCTGACCGAGCCCGTACCCGCCTACGGGCGGCGGGGCGCCGTCAGCGCCGCCACGCAGATGACGCTCTTCACCGTCGACGGACTCGTGCGCGCCCAGGTGCGCCGCGACACCGGCGTCTGGCATCCGCCCACCGACGTGCACCGGGCCCATCTGCGCTGGGCGGCCACCCAGCGCTCATGGGGCCCCGACGAGCGTCGCAAGGACAACGGCTGGCTCGCCCGTGAGGAATGGCTCTACACCCGGCGGGACCCCGCCCGCGCCTGTCTGACCGGCCTGGGCGACGAGGTCCTGGGCACCCTCGACCGGCCCAAGAACCCGGACGCCACCGACAGCGGCGCGCTGGTCCGCTCCGCGCCCTTCGGGCTGCTCGTCGGCTGGGAACCGCAGCTGGTCTGCCAACTCGCGGTGGAGTGCGCCGCCCAGACGCACGGAGCCCCCGCCGCGTACCTCTCGGCCGGTGCTCTCGCCGTCGTCGTGCACGGGCTCGCGCGCGGCGAGAGCGTGGACGCCTCCGTCCAGCGGGCCCTCGGGCAGCTCGCCCCGCGCCCCGGCCACGAGCCCGTCACCGAGGCCCTCCGGCGGGCCCTGGGGGCCGTACGGCAGGGGATGCCCGACGCCGCCCGGGTCGTCGCGCTCGGTGCCGAGATCGACCGGGCCGAGAACCAGCTCGCCGCCGCCGTCTACTGCGCGTTGGTCGGCGAGGACATCCGGCACGGGCTGCGGCTCGCGGTCAACCACGACGGGCCCTCGGCGGCGACCGGGTCCCTCACGGGTTCCCTGCTGGGGGCCCTGCACGGAGAGACGGCGCTCCCGCCGGCCTGGCTGGCGGAACTGGAGGGCCGCGGCACGGTCCTGGAGATAGCCGACGACTTCGCGATGGAGATGACACAGGGGGCCGCCCTGCACGGCCCCACCACGTCCTCGCCGGGCTGGCTGGCCCGCTACCCGCGAGGCTGAGAACCTGTCGGGCGCCCGTCGGCCGACGGTGTCCGGCGGGGCGGTCCCGGTCCTACCGCATCACCTCGCCCGCGTTGACCAGCAGCGACTGACCGGTGATGGCCCGCGCCCGCTCCGAGGCGAGGAAGACAGCCGCCTGGGCCACGTCACCGTCGGTCGCCAGCTCGGGAAGCGCCATCCGCTCGGCGAGGCGCGCCAGCACCGCGTCCTCCGAGACGCCCTCGGCGTCCGCGGTGAACCGCACGTACGCCCGCACCGGCGGGCCCCACATCCAGCCGGGCAGCACGGTGTTGACCCGGATCCGGTACGGGCCGAGCTCGCGGGCCATCGAGTACATCGCCGAGGTCAGCGCCCCCTTCGACGCGGCGTACGCCGCCTGCCGGACCTGGGAGGGCGCCGCCACCGCCGACTGGGTGCCGATGAGGACGACCGACCCGCCGCCCGCCTTGAGCGCCGGCAGGCACGCCCGGGTCATCCGCAGCGTGCCCAGCAGGTTCACGTCCAGGACTCCCCGCCAGGTGGCGAAGTCGGCGTCCTCCAGGCCACCGAAGCAGGAGTCCCAGGCCGCGACGTGGACGACCGCGTCCACGGCGCCGAAACGTTCGACCGCGAGCGCGGCGAGGGCCTCGCACCGTGCCTCGTCGGTGATGTCGGTGGGGAGGAACGCGGTCCGCCGCCCCTCCGGGTCGATCTCGGCCGCCGATTTCGCGAGGCGGGCCGCGGTACGGGCGCCGAGCACCGCGTTCCCCCCGTCCGCGACGACGGCGGCGGCGATCCGGTGGCCCAGTCCGGCGCCGACACCCGACACGACCACGGTCTTTCCCTGGAGCAGCATCCGGGCGCCTCCCGACTCGCGTGCCGCGCCGGCGGGGCCGGCAAGGGCCCGCCCCGGACACGCCCTGATCACCCTGGTCGAACCGCACCCGGGCCACGAGTACGCCTACAACCGCTGGTACGAGGACGACCACTTCTACGCGGGCGCGATGGCGATGCCCTGGATCTTCGCGGGCCGCCGCTGGGTCGCCACCCGGGACCTCCAGGAGCTCCGCAGGCCCGAGAAGTCAGCGGTCGCCCAGCCCGTCACCGCGGGCTGCTACCTCTCCACGTACTGGATCACCGAGGGCCGCTACGACGAGCACATGAAATGGACCGTCGCGATCAACACGCGCCTCAACCGAGACAGCCGCGTCTACCGCGACCGTACGCACGTCCTCACCGCCTTCCAGGACCACGCGGCCACGGTGTACCGGGACGGGGCGGCCGGCCCGCGGGACCGGCACGCCCTGGACCACCCCTACGCGGGCCTGGTGCTCCAGGTGATCGACACCGACGGACCGGGGGAGCGGGCGGAACTCCTGGAGCGGCTGCGCTCACGGGAACTGCCGAAGCGGCTCGCCGGCTCACCGGCGGCGATGGTCACGGTCTTCCGGCCGACGCCGCTGCCCGGGGACCGGATGACGTATGTGCGGCAGGTCGAGGGGGTCTCCACCCGGCTGACGCTGCTGTGGTTCCTGGAGCGGGACCCACGCGACTGCTGGCAGGAGCACTTCGCCGGACTGGAGCGGCTCGCGGGGGAGTCCGGGCGGGTCGAGCTGGTGGCGCCGTTCGTCCCGACCGTGCCGGGAACCGACCGCTACGTGGACGCACTCAGGTGAGTCCCGCAAGCGAAGCCGAGCCCCCTCGGCCAGGACGGCGGACCAGTCGAGAGGGCTCTTCTCGCAACGTCGTGCGCACCAGGGCGGTCACCCCGGCTCAGAGCGTCCCGGTGCTCACCTCGCCGACGAAGGCGTTCCACGAATCCGGTCCGAAGGCGAGGGACGGGCCCTCGGGAGCCTTCGAGTCCCGCACCGCGATCGCGGCCACGACCGGGGACTTGACTTCGACACAGGCCCCGTTCCCTCCGGAATACGAGGACTTCGTCCAGATATCCGTAGCGCCCTGGGTAATCGCCATGTTCTTGACTCCGGT encodes:
- a CDS encoding SDR family oxidoreductase; the encoded protein is MLLQGKTVVVSGVGAGLGHRIAAAVVADGGNAVLGARTAARLAKSAAEIDPEGRRTAFLPTDITDEARCEALAALAVERFGAVDAVVHVAAWDSCFGGLEDADFATWRGVLDVNLLGTLRMTRACLPALKAGGGSVVLIGTQSAVAAPSQVRQAAYAASKGALTSAMYSMARELGPYRIRVNTVLPGWMWGPPVRAYVRFTADAEGVSEDAVLARLAERMALPELATDGDVAQAAVFLASERARAITGQSLLVNAGEVMR
- a CDS encoding bifunctional FO biosynthesis protein CofGH, whose product is MTDQQPGRPTENSMRRALKRARDGVALDAGEAAVLLQARGDDLADLTASAARVRDAGLAAAGRPGVITYSKSVFIPLTRLCRDTCHYCTFVTVPGKLRRAGHGMFMSPDEVLDIARRGAELGCKEALITLGDKPEDRWPEAREWLDAHGYDDTLAYVRAMAVRVLEETGLLPHLNPGVLSWTDFQRLKPVAPSMGMMLETTATRLWSEPGGPHYGSPDKEPAVRLRVLEDAGRSSVPFTSGLLIGIGETYQERAESLFALRRVSRAYHSIQELIIQNFRAKPDTAMRGMPDAELDDLVATIAVARHIMGPSACLQAPPNLVDEEYGRLVDAGIDDWGGVSPLTIDHVNPERPWPHIDTLAEKSRAAGFELRERLCVYPEFVGRGEPWLDPRLLPHVRALADPETGLADPDAPVRGRPWQEPDEAFTATGRTDLHRTIDTTGRTHDRRDDFDEVYGDWESLREAAAPGMVPQRIDTDVRAALATAADDPTRLSDDEALALLHADGPALDALTRIADDVRRAAVGDDVTYVVTRNINFTNVCYTGCRFCAFAQRRTDADAYTLSLDQVADRAQQAWEVGAVEVCMQGGIHPDLPGTAYFDIARAVKERVPGMHVHAFSPMEVVNGATRTGLSIREWLTAAKEAGLDSIPGTAAEILDDEVRWVLTKGKLPTATWIEVVTTAHELGIRSSSTMMYGHVDQPRHWLGHFRTLARIQQETGGFTEFVTLPFIHTNAPVYLAGIARPGPTVRDNRAVTAMARLLLHPHIPHIQTSWVKLGADGAAEMLRSGADDLGGTLMEETISRMAGSGYGSYRSIQDLESIAEAAGRPSRPRTTLYGEVPEERTRTARASDGHLPELLPVLGDGPA
- a CDS encoding LLM class F420-dependent oxidoreductase, yielding MRISTTIFLTDETITPVRIARELEQRGFGGLYLPEHTHIPAERITPYPAGGALPPEYARTLDPFVALGQAAAVTERLALGTGVTLVAQHDPIGLAKQIATLDHLSGGRFTLGVGFGWNKEEAADHGVTWATRRELGRERMSLMRALWAPEPTAYQGEFGVSVRASHVHPKPAGGAPRILLGGAAGPRLFAQIAEYADGWLPIGGRGLTEAVPVLREAFEKAGRDPATLQVVPYAVLPNPGKLAHYAELGCEEVVLQLPPSGDDEVLAVLDAYARYL
- a CDS encoding VOC family protein, translating into MACRISELVIDCTDPEGLAVFWSEVLGYVELGRDDEGGIEIGPPEAGFGGPQPTLILSPHSDPSPGKLRLHIDVSATDRDQDAELERLLAIGARPVDIGQTGKESWHVLADPNTSNYQF
- a CDS encoding DUF397 domain-containing protein, with translation MAITQGATDIWTKSSYSGGNGACVEVKSPVVAAIAVRDSKAPEGPSLAFGPDSWNAFVGEVSTGTL
- a CDS encoding DUF6941 family protein encodes the protein MMLCDSAETDQAGKLNIRGAGWSVVSSPTLPSAVAMKIEVPWSLRGKPMHLDLELVDADGRKVGSATAEHDGVTSSLAQPGVPLDSTLVVPVPALNLRPGRYVWQLRINEEDPEGGHLGFTVRQ
- a CDS encoding ADP-ribosylglycohydrolase family protein gives rise to the protein MTTTVAAVWGRAEQQDFRARVRGCLLGGAVGDAFGAGVAGLSLAEIRAAHGDEGLTEPVPAYGRRGAVSAATQMTLFTVDGLVRAQVRRDTGVWHPPTDVHRAHLRWAATQRSWGPDERRKDNGWLAREEWLYTRRDPARACLTGLGDEVLGTLDRPKNPDATDSGALVRSAPFGLLVGWEPQLVCQLAVECAAQTHGAPAAYLSAGALAVVVHGLARGESVDASVQRALGQLAPRPGHEPVTEALRRALGAVRQGMPDAARVVALGAEIDRAENQLAAAVYCALVGEDIRHGLRLAVNHDGPSAATGSLTGSLLGALHGETALPPAWLAELEGRGTVLEIADDFAMEMTQGAALHGPTTSSPGWLARYPRG